The sequence below is a genomic window from Polaribacter vadi.
AAATGGTAAATGGAATTATGAAAGAAATTTGTATAATATTAGCTTAGGTTATTCTATATTTTAATAACTTATTCAATACCAAATATTAATCCTTTAAAAAAAATATTTCATCTAATGAATTCTAGAAAAAGAAAATCAACTTTACTTATTCTTCTTTTTACAATAAGTTTTTTTGCACAAACAAATTATGAAAAAGGGTATGTAATAAAAACAAATGGAGAAAAAATTGAAGGATTAATTTTAAATAAAGATTGGCTTTACGCACCAGATCAAATTATTTTTAAATCCAATCTAGAATCTGAAACAATTAGTATTAACGAAAAAGATATAAAGAAAATAGAAATTGATGAAAAGTTTGTTTTTGAGCGTTTTACAGTTGATATTCAGAGATATTCTAATAATTTAAATAATTTAGATGATAGTAGAGTGACTGATTTAAAAAAAGAAAGCTTACTACTTGAACTTCTTGTTGAAGGAGAAGTTTCTCTATAAAAATATTATTCTGAAGACGTAGAATACTTTTTTTATAAAAAGAAAATAAAATAGTCCCTTTAGAATATAAAGTTTATAAAACTGAAAATAATACAATTGGAAAAAATTTAAATTATAAAAAAACACTAAGAGACGAATTAAAATGCAGTTCTGAAAAGCTATCTTATGATTTGGATTATAAAGAAAAAAAGTTAATCCTTCTTTTTAAAGATTACCATAATTGCCAAAATTTTAAATATAAAATTTATAGAAATAAAAAAGATAAAGGAAAATTTAATTTAAGAGCAAAGTTTGGGATCGGGTTTTCAAAAATTAAACCTCCAATTACTACTACAAATAATTCTAATAACGAAAAAACTATTATCAAATTTGGTGTTGAATTTGAATACATATTCCCATTTAATAACAATAAATGGGCTGCTTTTTTAGAAAGCTCTTACCATTCTTTCGATGTAACAAATATTGTTATAACTGGTTATGGTGTAATTCCTAGTTCTGGAGCAATAGTGCCTATTTATAGAGATTATGGCATAAAATATAACTCTATAGAAAATCATCTTGGTGTAAGACATTATATGTTTTTATACAAAAAAGATAAAATTTTTATGAATACAGGTTTATTATATGGTATAATCCTAAATTCACAAATTGATTATTCAAATTCAGATGCAATTTCGACAGTAAGTTATTTTTTTAGAGCTGGTTATGATTTCAAAAATAAATTTAGTGTAGAAGTAAGGTATAACTCTACCAGATATTTATCGAGATTTAGTACTTTTACTACTAATTACAACAATATTTCCCTAAAATTTGGCTATAATTTTTTATAATTTTTCCTATAGAATAAATAGAAAAACATATTAGAGAAAAACGCAAACAAATAGCAGCTACAATAAATTTTAGACTTTATTGTTGCTGCAAAGTTACGTGATGAAATTGCTGTTTTAAAGGAACAAGTTTAACTTTTTTAATAAATTGTATTTATCCGTTTACTTTCTTGTTTTAGAATCTACATTAATTGTAGCCCAAACTTATCAGTGCCATAAATAAACATCTATCTACCTGATATTATGATAATTTAAAATTATAAATGCGCCACAATTTGTCTGTGGACAGGCATTTTCGTAAATTTGTGCTATGAAAGTTAGGATACATAAATTACGTAACTTTAGAATATTTAATTTCAATTTTTTAGTTTTTAGAAACCAATCTAAAAAATTCATACCTCCTCACCCAGTATTTTAAATACAATATTACTCTTATCTATTTCCTGTTTTTAATAAAGATTTTTCTTTATTAAAAATTTATTCTAGCTAATTATAGCCTTTCATTTTATCCTTTTTTAGATAAATTAAATCACAAATAATGACAATTGAAATTTTTGATGCCTTTAATAGGATGTCATTCTTAAACATTAATAGAATTACCAAATTTCTGCATGAACATTTAGAAGACTGTAAAGATCCCAAAAATGCTATTAGCAAATCTTTACTATATGCTGCAAAAGAAATACCTAGCTTAGGAGGTTATGCTTTTGTAATGAAAAAAAATGATGAAATTATTGGTGTTGTTGTTATTAACAAAACTGGTATGAGTCAATATCAATCTGAAAATTTAATGACGTATTTAGCTGTTCACAAAAACTACAGAAACCAAGGTTTTGCAACAAAGCTTATTAACAAAGCTGTAAATTATTGTAATGGAAACATCACCTTAAATATAAAAAAAGAAAATAATGCCATAAAACTTTTCGAAAAAAATGGGTTTGAATCTATGAAAATAGAAATGACTCTTCGTAAAAAATAATTATAACTAAATATAAATAGTAATAAACAAGCAAATAAAAATGAAAATATTAGTAATTGGAGCAGGAAATATGGGCTTAACCTATGCAGAAGGTATGTCTAAATCAAAATTGTTAAAGAAAAAAAACATTATGGTTTTAGACAATTCTGAGAAAAAACTAGAAGCATTGAACGAAATTTCTCATTTCGATGCTTTTAAAGAGTTAGGAGATTGTGTGCCTAAAGCAGATATTATTTTTATTGCAGTAAAACCTTATCATGCAGAAAATCTATTTAAAGCTTTAAAAGGATTTACAAAACCAGGTCAAGTTTTAGTATCAATTATGGCTGGTGTAAATATAGATAATATTAAAAAATACTCTGGTTTAACAAAAATTGTAAGAGCAATGCCAAATTTACCAGCACAAATTGGGAAAGGACTAACATCTTATGTAACGTCTCCAGAAGTTTCTAGAATTGAAAAATTAACAGTAGAAAGTCTGTTAGACACAACTGGAAAATCTATGGAAGTTAGTAGCGAAAAATTAATTGATGCTTCTACTGGAATTTCTGGTAGTGGACCAGCTTACGTTTTTTACTTTATGCAGAGTATGATGGAAGCTGCTCTTAAAATGGGGTTTTCCAAACAAGATTCTACTGTTTTAGTTAGCCAAACTTTTACAGGTGCTGTAGAGCTTTTTAATCAATCTAATTTATCTCCAAATTCTTGGATGGAAAAAGTGGCTTCTAAAGGTGGTACAACACGTGCTGCATTAGATTCTATGGAAGATAATAATGTAAACGAATTAATAAAAGATGCTGCTTTTGCTGCTTTTAATAGGGCTGTAGAATTAGGAAAAGAAAATTAAAATGTACAAAGAAAGAATTGTAATTAAAGTAGGAACAAATGTA
It includes:
- a CDS encoding GNAT family N-acetyltransferase, which translates into the protein MTIEIFDAFNRMSFLNINRITKFLHEHLEDCKDPKNAISKSLLYAAKEIPSLGGYAFVMKKNDEIIGVVVINKTGMSQYQSENLMTYLAVHKNYRNQGFATKLINKAVNYCNGNITLNIKKENNAIKLFEKNGFESMKIEMTLRKK
- the proC gene encoding pyrroline-5-carboxylate reductase, yielding MKILVIGAGNMGLTYAEGMSKSKLLKKKNIMVLDNSEKKLEALNEISHFDAFKELGDCVPKADIIFIAVKPYHAENLFKALKGFTKPGQVLVSIMAGVNIDNIKKYSGLTKIVRAMPNLPAQIGKGLTSYVTSPEVSRIEKLTVESLLDTTGKSMEVSSEKLIDASTGISGSGPAYVFYFMQSMMEAALKMGFSKQDSTVLVSQTFTGAVELFNQSNLSPNSWMEKVASKGGTTRAALDSMEDNNVNELIKDAAFAAFNRAVELGKEN